In the genome of Zobellia nedashkovskayae, the window ATTACATAGATTATATACAGGACTTAAATGACAAGGGAGCTCAATTATCCTTCAACGGGCACTATACTTTTTTTGACGATAAAAATGAACAGGATTTAAACTCTACTTTTTTTAATACGGATAATAGTGTCTTTGGTATGAACGATTTTACTACGGATACGGAACAAAAGATTAATCTATATAGTGTTCAAGGAGATTATGAATCGCCTTTAGGTGAGGCAGGAAGAATAGAAACCGGTCTGCGTTATGCGGGAATTTCATCTCGAAACACCATTATTCAACGGGGTTTTGATAGAGACCAACCAGGAGTTGCACCTACTGATTCGGGCACTTTTGATTATGACGAATCTATTTATGCAGCTTATATCTCATATTCGGGCAAATGGGATCATTGGAAATTAAAATCTGGAGTACGAGCAGAATATGCAGAAACTGCCGGAACTTGGGACGGTGGATTGCAAAGAAACGAAAACCATAATTTTGGACTGTTCCCTTCTGCTTCGCTTCAATATTCTCCGAGTAAAAAACATGATTTTAAAGTATATTCTTTTAGAAAGGTCAGTAGACCAAGGTACAATAGTGTTAATCCTTTTCAGACTTTTCAAAGTACCTTCTCAACTATTGAAGGTGACCCAAAATTACTGCCGGCTACCAGATATTACATTGCCGGTGGGTATACATTTAACAAAATGTATACGGCAGAATTATTTTATAAAAAGGCCAAAAATGGACTCGCAAACTTAATCTTTCAGAATAACGACAATAATTTATTGCAATTTATTTCTTCTAATTTGGATGAAAATGTAGCTTACGGGATTGATTTCACCATTAATAAAAGCTTTTCCAAATTTTACAATTGCTACTTCTTAGCTAGTTTTTATAACGAGACTTCTAATTTTAAGAACCGCACTACTAACATAGAGGTAAACCAACAACAGTTTAGTTGGTTTATAAGAAACAGTAACAGTTTTTTATTTTTGAACGATCAATCTCTCTCGGCAGATATTAATTTCTTTTATTCATCTGCATTAATATCGGAGAATGCCATATTTGATGCATTTGGGGCAGTGAACTTAATGATGAGAAAAACGTTTTACAATAAACAATTGAGCGTGTCTATGGGTATTGAAGACATCTTCAATCAAGGAAACCAGTTCAATACCAGAAATTACCAAGACCAAAACGGAACCTCCTTAAAAAAAGGAGAGAACCGATTGTTTGTTGCCAGCCTTCGCTATAAGTTTGGTAACTCTAAAATGCGCGATAACAAGAAGTCTAAAAGAGTTGATGAGCGTAACCGTATCTAAATTTCATTAAAATATTCGGGTAATTAAAGATGACAAATACACTGTAATTGGGTGCATGTTCTATTTTATACCAAAGAGTATGAATTTAGAATATAGGGTAATATCCATAGAATTCAGACACGATAGTTATGTTGGGCATTTTAACGGCTTGTAGATAAGTTGTAAATTTGCGGCCATGCCAAAAATAGGAGACATTCTACTGCCTGATTTTCCGTTGCTTCTTGCACCAATGGAAGATGTAAGCGACCCACCATTTCGCGCCCTCTGTAAAGAGCAAGGTGCAGATGTGGTGTATACTGAGTTTATTTCTTCGGAAGGATTAATTCGCGATGCTGCAAAAAGCGTTATGAAGTTAGATATCTATGAAAAAGAAAGACCTGTAGGCATTCAGATTTTTGGTGCCAACTTAGAATCCATGTTGCGATCTGTAGAAATTGTTGAGAAATCAAGACCGGATATCATCGATATTAATTTTGGTTGCCCTGTTAAAAAGGTGGTTAGTAAAGGTGCCGGTGCGGGAATATTAAAAGATATCGATTTAATGGTATCGCTTACCAAAGCTATGGTGGAGCACACCAACTTACCAATTACGGTAAAGACCCGTTTGGGTTGGGACCATGATTCTATTAAAATTGTTGAGGTAGCGGAACGTTTGCAAGATGTAGGCTGTAAGGCTATTGCTATTCACGGTAGAACCCGTGCACAAATGTATAAGGGCGATGCAGATTGGAAACCTATTGTCGACGTAAAGAACAACCAGCGCATGCATATACCCGTTTTTGGTAATGGAGATGTAAATACACCGGAAGCCGCCATAAAAATGCGTGATGAATATGGGTTGGACGGCGCTATGATCGGCCGTGCCAGTATTGGTTACCCATGGTTTTTTAATGAGGTAAAGCATTATTTTAAAACAGGAACACATAAAGCACCACCAACAATGCAAGAACGTGTAGATGCTGCTAGACGCCATTTACAAATGTCAATTGACTGGAAAGGTGAAAAATTAGGTGTTTTTGAAACCAGAAGGCATTATACCAATTACTTTAAAGGCATACCAAATTTTAAGGAGTATCGCATGAAAATGGTCACTAGTGATGATTCTGTGGACGTATTTTCAGCTTTTGATGAGGTTCTTGAGAAATTTGGCGATTACGACTTCGCATCTTCTATCGACTAGTCTTTAAATCGAAATCATTTTTTTGGTAATTCTACTACTTGCAATTTTAGAAGCAATTACTCCCAGAATGAATATCGTACCAAAAACAATCAGGACATTTATAAATTGATATTCTACAGGATAGGGTAGGCTTGGAATAATTTTCAACCAACCAAAAGCTATTTGAGACCATATTAAAAGCGATGCCAATCCCACACCAATAAGTCCGCCTAGGCCTGTAACCAATATACCTTGAACAAAATAAATACTTCGCAATTCTTTTAGTGTAGTACCTAAACTATAGAGGGTTTTTAGGTTTTGGAGCTTGTCCAAAATCATCATGATAATCGCACCAACTACATTAAAAAGAGCAATAATCAAAACTAAGGTAAAGACAAGGTAAGTGGCTAAATTTTCCGTGTTAAGCATACGGTGTAATGTACTATTAAGCTCTTGCCGGTCTTTTATGATTACTTCATTCCCGAGAACGGCAGCAATTTTACTTTTAACATCTGCCAATTGCGTCTTATTCTTCACCTTAAAATTTACACCAGATACTTGGTTGGGCAGCTTTTCTAATAGCTGTTGAACAGAGGGCAGCTCAGCAAAAACGTATTTTTTATCCAGGTTCTCTTCCACGGAATAAACACCACTAAGGACAAGGGATTTTGTTTTAAGCGATTTTTGGGTAAGCGAACCCTTTCCTGGTTTTAGAGCAAGAACCACCAAAGGATTTTGGTATTGGTTAACGGTAAGGCCAAGAATGTTCGTAATTCCAATACCAGCTACGGCTTCTTGGCTATTTATTCGCCAGGTACCGTACAACAGCATACTATCCATACCCATGACATGGGTGTAATTGGTATCTATGCCCTTTATAAAAGCAATATGCCCTTTTTCACGATGTTTTAGATATACTTTTTCTTCAAGCTCTTTAGAGTAAAAAGCAAGGTCTTCAATTTGGGCAAGTTGTTCTTCTTGGTTGGGCGAAATGGAAAAGAATTTGCCAGAAGCAGGCAAAGCTTTTAAATCAGGATCAAAAGTATTACTAAAGGAAAGACTAAAGGTTTTTAGTCCTGCAAAACCGGAAAGCACTACAAATAATGCCGCAGAGCCTATAACCGTCACCAAAAAGGTAATAAAGTTGATGACGTTCACTGCATTTTGGCTGCTTTTAGAACGGACATAGCGTTTGGCAATGTAGAACGGAAAATTCAACCTTATATCTTTTTTCTTTTGTCCAAAAGGTCTCTGTTCTCAATAGGGTTGTCTTCGCCTTTAAGCGACTTTTCAATATTTTCGATGTAATCTAATGAATCATCTAAAAAGAACAACAATTCAGGTACTCTCCGCAATTGGTTTTTTGTACGCTGAGATAGTTCGTGCTTTATAAGCGGTTGGTTAGATTTAATTCCTTCCATCAGCTCTTTGGCGTCTTTGTTAGGAAAAATACTAAGATATACCTTGGCAATAGAGAGATCGGTAGTTACCGAAACTTTCGAAACCGAAATCAACGTACCCTTCAACCCACCTTCAATGGCGGCACGTTGTAGAATATCTACGATATCTCCTTGTATGACCCCCGAAATCTTTTTCTGTCGTTGTGTTTCCATACCGCAAAAATACGTAGAAATAGCGTAATTTAGGGGGATAAACACCGATACGGACAAAATTCACCCTTCAATTGGAAAAAATAGAGCACATAGGCATTGCCGTAAACGATTTAGAGGCAGCAAACGAACGCTTTGGTAAACTTTTAGGGCAACCACATTATAAGATTGAAGAAGTGCCGTCTGAGGGTGTCCGCACTTCGTTTTTCAAAACGGGAGAAAGCAAGATTGAACTTTTAGAAGCTACTGATGTTGATGGGCCAATTGCCAAGTTTTTGAGCAAAAACGGAGAGGGTATGCATCATATCGCTTTTGCCGTAGATGATATTGAAAAAGAAATGAAAAGATTAAAGGCCGAAGGTTTTATTTTGATCAACGAAAAACCTAAAAAAGGAGCTGATAATAAGCTAGTTGCTTTTCTTCACCCCAAGAGTAGTAATGGGGTATTGATAGAGTTGTGTCAAGAAATTGCGGAGTAGATATGCTGTTTTTAAAGCTAGTGTAATACTTAGCGTAGTTTAAGGCCGCTATAGGTTAATAAGTTTCTTTTGGGTATGACCCAATGTATTCCACAACTATGCATAAAAATCTTGTGTCAGTTAAAAATAAGTAGTAATATTGCATCCGCAATTCGCGAGTTATGTAATAGCTGGTTTGAGCACCAGTCTTTATCGATTTTAATCGAAAAAAGGATTTACTAAGCTAAATTTTGAATTGTAACCGGTCCTATAGCTCAGCTGGTTAGAGCACCTGACTCATAATCAGGTGGTCCCTGGTTCGAGTCCAGGTGGGACCACAAAAAACCTCTCAGAACATCTGTTCTTGAGAGGTTTTTTCATTTCAGGGTGGTAATTATAGGCTCTTCTATTGTTAACCTTTGGTCTGGGGCTAAGATTCCTTCTTCTATAATTTCATAGGATTCCGCAAATAACAGTTAAACTAATGTAGAAAATGTATGAGAATATGGCAGTATTTTACTACAAATACCGATATTTATGATGGTATCCCCAAAATCATTAAATGAAGAGCTTTAGTTTTCTTACACTTTTAATATTTACGGTTTCCTGTGAATCTGATCATAAATTTAAAAGTCTTGTTGATAAAGAAAAGGTATTTATTGTACTGAATTTGTATGGGCTAGACAGTGTACCCAAAGAAATAGGAACCCTTAAAAATGTCAAAGAGTTAGAAATTATCCGAACCGATGATTGGACAGTTTATCCGCCCCTTAGTGCTGCTGATCAATGGGTAGATATGCCACCGTTCAGAACTATTCCATCTGAATTATTAAACCTTAAGAAACTCCAAAAACTAACATTAATTGGCCTCGATATTAAAACACTCCCGGAAGATTTTGATAAATTAGAAAACTTGGAACATCTAGATTTATCTAATAATAAACTGACTATTTCCAATGAACTCCCTAAACTAAAAAGATTAAAGAAACTTCAGTATGTATACCTTTCCGGAAATCATATTGATAATAACGAAATAGAAGCGTGGAGAAAAGAAAACCCAAATATTGAAATTGGGTATAGAACAGAATAGCAAGTAAAAAACACCATCTGAATAATTAATCAAAAAGCATATGGTAATAGAATCATTTTTTAGAAAATCCTTAGCCATTATATTACTGTTCTTTATGGCTTACGGGTATTCTCAGCAACCTGAGGAGGAAGAGCAAAACTTTAAATTTAAGCGTATTACTATAGGGACACGTTTTCTAGCATTTATTAGCAATTATGGAGAAAAATCAGAATTAGAGGTAGACAATCCTTATGATTTTACAGACAATACCAAGCTTACCGGGTTAAATATTTCAGTCAACTACAATATTATAAATGGTCTTTCGGTAGGTGTCGGAAGTGGCATCGAAAAATTTACGCAACCCAATTTTAACTATGTACCATTATATACAAGAATAGCTCTGAACGGAGGTGTAGAAAGAAGTAGTTTTCATACGGAGCTCCAAATAGGAGGGCACTTTACAAATAGTAGTAAAAGAGGCGGTTTTCATAGGTTTTTACTGGGGTATCGGTTTCGGGTTTATAAGACTGTATTTTCTGATGTTTCAATAATTTATACCTATCAGAATTTAGAGCAATCTTTTGACAACTCACAAAGGTTGTATGATACCTATAATTTTGAAAATGTGGGACTTTCGGTGGGGATTGATATTAATTGAGCATCAAAAATTTTTGAGTGATTTCACTTCTTTATCACGTGTTTAAATTGAAATTTTTCACCTCAAACCCCGACAAACTAGACAACAAAATCTACCTTGTAAAAACCTTGGTACATAGTTGTATTAAGTAACAGAAAAGAAAGAAGATGGGTGAAACATTCTACATAAAAAACATGGTCTGTAACCGTTGTATCGCCTCGGTTCTAGATATTTTTGGCAAGGAAGATTATACTGTAGAGTCTGTAGAACTAGGTAAAGTAAGTGCGACGGCAGGTAAAAAAACCAATAAGTCTGCCTTAGCCAGTAAATTAAAAGAAATAGGATTTGAACTTATAGACAACGAAACCGAAACACTGGTAGAGCAAATAAAAGTGAAATTGATAAGCAAGATCAAATCAGGTGAAACGGAACACCTTTTTCAATCGTTAGCGGAAGAATTTGGTAAGACCGAAACAGCGCTGAGCAAGTTGTTCAGTAAATCGGAAGGAATGACTCTAGAGAAATACACCATCAATCTAAAAATTGAAAAAGTAAAAGAATATATACAATTAGGGCAGCTTAACTTCTCCGAAATTGCATATTCCTTAAATTATAAAAACAGCAGTCACTTAGCGCGGCAGTTCAAAACCAGTACGGGCATGTCTATGACCGAGTATAAAAATCTAAAAAGCTGGAATAGAAAAACGCTGGACAAAATTGTATAAATAAGAATCGTAATTATATAAACGATTTGCATTACCTCTTAGTAATTTTACACTCTAAAATTATGAGGAAATGACACATACCTATCATATACACGGAATGACTTGCAACGGATGTCGCAGTCATGTAGAACAGACGCTTTCTAAGGTTGCTGGTGTAACCAATGCTTCGGTAAATTTAGAGAAGGCTGAGGCTACTATTGAGATGGGATCTCATATCCCTATTGAAACTTTTCAAAAAGCGCTGTTAGATGATGGGGGTTCATACAGTATTCATAATGCAGGAGAACATCAACATCATCCAGTAGAGAAAGCCCAAAGCCCAAAAGGTAAGGGAACCGGTGTTTTCTATTGTCCAATGCATTGTGAGGATGATAAAACCTATGATGAGGCTGGTGATTGCCCCGTTTGTGGAATGGATTTGGTGGAAGAGCAAAACTTAACGCCCACTTCTTCCGAGCAATGGACCTGCCCAATGCACCCCGAAGTGATTCACGATGAACCGGGAAGTTGCCCTATTTGCGGAATGGATTTAGTGCCTATGAAGCCAAGTCTTTCCGCGGAAGAGAAAACGTATAAAAAACTTTCAAAAAAATTCTGGATAGCGCTTGCTTTTACCTTGCCCATCTTTCTCATGGCCATGAGCGAGATGATTCCTAACAATCCGCTGTACGATATTATGGAGCAGAAATGGTGGAACTGGATTCAGTTTACACTTTCTATTCCAGTTGTTTTCTATGCTACATGGATGTTTTTTGAACGTGCCTACCGTAGTATAAAAACTTGGAACCTAAATATGTTCACCCTCATTGGTATTGGTGCCGGTGTGGCTTGGTTGTTCAGTGTTTTTGGAATGTTGTTTCCAGACTTCTTTCCTCCACAGTTTAAAACAGACTCTGGCGCAGTACATGTCTATTTTGAGGCGGCAACCGTCATTCTTACGTTGGTATTAATGGGGCAAGTGCTGGAAGCACGAGCACACAGCAAGACAAATTCTGCGGTAAAAGAATTATTGAAACTCGCTCCCAACAAAGCGGTACGTGTTGTAGACGGTAATGAAGAAGAGGTTTCCATTGATAAAATACAAAAAGGGGATACGCTACGTGTGAAACCAGGCGAAAAAATTCCTGTAGATGGCGTTATTACGGAAGGGCAGACCACCGTTGATGAATCTATGATTTCGGGAGAACCTATTCCGGTTAATAAAGCAGAAGATGACCAAGTAAGTAGTGGTACCATAAACGGAAACCAGTCTTTTTTAATGAAGGCGGAAAAAGTAGGTAATGAAACCTTATTGTCCCAAATTGTACAAATGGTGAACGACGCCAGTCGCAGTCGTGCTCCTATTCAAAAGTTGGCAGATACGGTTTCTAGTTATTTTGTGCCTGTTGTGGTCGTTGTTTCAGTAATCACATTTACGGTTTGGGCCATTTATGGTCCAGAACCTGCGTATGTATTTGCATTAGTTAATGCCATTGCTGTTTTAATAATTGCGTGTCCCTGTGCTTTAGGTCTTGCTACACCTATGTCTATTATGGTTGGGGTTGGTAAAGGAGCTCAAAATGGTGTATTGGTGAAAAATGCCGAAGCCCTAGAGAAAATGTATAAGGTAGATACGTTAATTGTAGATAAAACAGGAACTATCACCGAAGGAAAACCAACAGTGGAAGCTATTGGCACCTCAAGAAAAGATTATTCCGAAAACGAAGTATTACAATACATAGCCTCCTTAAATAGTTCTAGTGAGCACCCACTTGCGGAAGCAACGGTTAAATACGGAAAAGAACAAGATGTTGAAGTATTGAAAACAGAAAACTTTAATGCTGTAACAGGAAAAGGAGTAGAGGGAAAGATTAATGGCAAAAAAGTGGCATTGGGTAACATCAAAATGATGGAACATGTTAATGCGACTATAAGTACCGACTTTCAAAACGAGGCCAATGAACACCAAAAGAA includes:
- a CDS encoding TonB-dependent receptor domain-containing protein — protein: MKNFICPLFFLLSLNCLLYSQELTVTGVVKSQEDNAISYANVLLLNAADSTLISGTSTGEDGTFKIIKIPAGNYLIKASFIGNESAITAFKIDADKELEPILLDESDQRLDEVVVTSQKPRLERKIDRLVFNVENTAYADGDVWDLLKITPSVMVLNNRLTVQGSSAIGVLINGRKINIPYEDIVNLLSGTSAANVLSIEIINNPPSKYGAEDNALINIVMKKNIVAGYNGAIYNKYTQGILPKHTVGTDHFFKGKKTQLSVNYSFRQDRGVTYYTDITNFSQDNGTVSTWTAEQEYLKNQQQHNISLFFDYDIDKKRRLSFTTINLWQPNGSRIYDTDTDVSNPSSWSDFHTINNSEQRKLNTSYYIDYIQDLNDKGAQLSFNGHYTFFDDKNEQDLNSTFFNTDNSVFGMNDFTTDTEQKINLYSVQGDYESPLGEAGRIETGLRYAGISSRNTIIQRGFDRDQPGVAPTDSGTFDYDESIYAAYISYSGKWDHWKLKSGVRAEYAETAGTWDGGLQRNENHNFGLFPSASLQYSPSKKHDFKVYSFRKVSRPRYNSVNPFQTFQSTFSTIEGDPKLLPATRYYIAGGYTFNKMYTAELFYKKAKNGLANLIFQNNDNNLLQFISSNLDENVAYGIDFTINKSFSKFYNCYFLASFYNETSNFKNRTTNIEVNQQQFSWFIRNSNSFLFLNDQSLSADINFFYSSALISENAIFDAFGAVNLMMRKTFYNKQLSVSMGIEDIFNQGNQFNTRNYQDQNGTSLKKGENRLFVASLRYKFGNSKMRDNKKSKRVDERNRI
- a CDS encoding leucine-rich repeat domain-containing protein, producing MKSFSFLTLLIFTVSCESDHKFKSLVDKEKVFIVLNLYGLDSVPKEIGTLKNVKELEIIRTDDWTVYPPLSAADQWVDMPPFRTIPSELLNLKKLQKLTLIGLDIKTLPEDFDKLENLEHLDLSNNKLTISNELPKLKRLKKLQYVYLSGNHIDNNEIEAWRKENPNIEIGYRTE
- the dusB gene encoding tRNA dihydrouridine synthase DusB; this translates as MPKIGDILLPDFPLLLAPMEDVSDPPFRALCKEQGADVVYTEFISSEGLIRDAAKSVMKLDIYEKERPVGIQIFGANLESMLRSVEIVEKSRPDIIDINFGCPVKKVVSKGAGAGILKDIDLMVSLTKAMVEHTNLPITVKTRLGWDHDSIKIVEVAERLQDVGCKAIAIHGRTRAQMYKGDADWKPIVDVKNNQRMHIPVFGNGDVNTPEAAIKMRDEYGLDGAMIGRASIGYPWFFNEVKHYFKTGTHKAPPTMQERVDAARRHLQMSIDWKGEKLGVFETRRHYTNYFKGIPNFKEYRMKMVTSDDSVDVFSAFDEVLEKFGDYDFASSID
- the rbfA gene encoding 30S ribosome-binding factor RbfA; its protein translation is METQRQKKISGVIQGDIVDILQRAAIEGGLKGTLISVSKVSVTTDLSIAKVYLSIFPNKDAKELMEGIKSNQPLIKHELSQRTKNQLRRVPELLFFLDDSLDYIENIEKSLKGEDNPIENRDLLDKRKKI
- a CDS encoding ABC transporter permease — translated: MNFPFYIAKRYVRSKSSQNAVNVINFITFLVTVIGSAALFVVLSGFAGLKTFSLSFSNTFDPDLKALPASGKFFSISPNQEEQLAQIEDLAFYSKELEEKVYLKHREKGHIAFIKGIDTNYTHVMGMDSMLLYGTWRINSQEAVAGIGITNILGLTVNQYQNPLVVLALKPGKGSLTQKSLKTKSLVLSGVYSVEENLDKKYVFAELPSVQQLLEKLPNQVSGVNFKVKNKTQLADVKSKIAAVLGNEVIIKDRQELNSTLHRMLNTENLATYLVFTLVLIIALFNVVGAIIMMILDKLQNLKTLYSLGTTLKELRSIYFVQGILVTGLGGLIGVGLASLLIWSQIAFGWLKIIPSLPYPVEYQFINVLIVFGTIFILGVIASKIASSRITKKMISI
- the mce gene encoding methylmalonyl-CoA epimerase; its protein translation is MEKIEHIGIAVNDLEAANERFGKLLGQPHYKIEEVPSEGVRTSFFKTGESKIELLEATDVDGPIAKFLSKNGEGMHHIAFAVDDIEKEMKRLKAEGFILINEKPKKGADNKLVAFLHPKSSNGVLIELCQEIAE
- a CDS encoding heavy metal translocating P-type ATPase; its protein translation is MTHTYHIHGMTCNGCRSHVEQTLSKVAGVTNASVNLEKAEATIEMGSHIPIETFQKALLDDGGSYSIHNAGEHQHHPVEKAQSPKGKGTGVFYCPMHCEDDKTYDEAGDCPVCGMDLVEEQNLTPTSSEQWTCPMHPEVIHDEPGSCPICGMDLVPMKPSLSAEEKTYKKLSKKFWIALAFTLPIFLMAMSEMIPNNPLYDIMEQKWWNWIQFTLSIPVVFYATWMFFERAYRSIKTWNLNMFTLIGIGAGVAWLFSVFGMLFPDFFPPQFKTDSGAVHVYFEAATVILTLVLMGQVLEARAHSKTNSAVKELLKLAPNKAVRVVDGNEEEVSIDKIQKGDTLRVKPGEKIPVDGVITEGQTTVDESMISGEPIPVNKAEDDQVSSGTINGNQSFLMKAEKVGNETLLSQIVQMVNDASRSRAPIQKLADTVSSYFVPVVVVVSVITFTVWAIYGPEPAYVFALVNAIAVLIIACPCALGLATPMSIMVGVGKGAQNGVLVKNAEALEKMYKVDTLIVDKTGTITEGKPTVEAIGTSRKDYSENEVLQYIASLNSSSEHPLAEATVKYGKEQDVEVLKTENFNAVTGKGVEGKINGKKVALGNIKMMEHVNATISTDFQNEANEHQKKGKTVSYLAIDEAVVGFVVIGDKIKETSAKAIKALQDKGVAVVMLTGDNHDTAQAVAKELGLADFKAGMLPEDKLAEVKKLQEQGHVVAMAGDGINDAPALAKSDVGIAMGTGTDVAIESAMITLVKGDLHGIVKARNLSEAVMKNIKQNLFFALIYNTIGIPIAAGILYPVFGLLLSPMIAALAMSFSSLSVIANALRLRTVKIE
- a CDS encoding helix-turn-helix domain-containing protein, whose amino-acid sequence is MGETFYIKNMVCNRCIASVLDIFGKEDYTVESVELGKVSATAGKKTNKSALASKLKEIGFELIDNETETLVEQIKVKLISKIKSGETEHLFQSLAEEFGKTETALSKLFSKSEGMTLEKYTINLKIEKVKEYIQLGQLNFSEIAYSLNYKNSSHLARQFKTSTGMSMTEYKNLKSWNRKTLDKIV